A single window of Kitasatospora sp. HUAS MG31 DNA harbors:
- a CDS encoding N-acetylglucosamine kinase: MTGRAAPDPSGALVLGIDVGGSTTRVLVAGLDGRVIGTGRAGGGNPVAHGGPAAAAEVAAALRAALTGVDPGAVVAGVVGLAGGTVASRVLAGVWPAAGLRVLPRLVSDVELAYAAGTDRPDGTVLVAGTGAVAGECRDFTPVRFADGHGWLLGDRGSGYWLGRTAVSSALTTLDRTRAPGALPPFAAAVVAALTGATPPTGGPDAVARLRAAVIGAAHAEPPVRLARLAPLVLRGAAEGDPDARQLVERAADHLLTTLGTVRAPDSTRPVVLAGGVLVPASPLTEAVRTRITARWPAASVPLAAGTAGAAAWLAARPLGVPGTLHRRLVGAPD, translated from the coding sequence ATGACCGGCCGCGCCGCCCCGGACCCGTCCGGCGCCCTGGTCCTCGGGATCGACGTCGGCGGGAGCACCACCCGGGTCCTGGTGGCCGGGCTCGACGGCCGGGTGATCGGGACGGGCCGGGCCGGCGGCGGGAACCCGGTCGCCCACGGCGGGCCGGCGGCCGCCGCCGAGGTGGCCGCCGCCCTGCGGGCCGCCCTGACCGGGGTGGACCCGGGCGCGGTGGTCGCCGGGGTGGTCGGCCTGGCGGGCGGGACGGTCGCCTCCCGGGTCCTGGCCGGAGTCTGGCCCGCCGCCGGACTGCGGGTCCTGCCGCGCCTGGTCAGCGACGTGGAACTCGCCTACGCCGCCGGGACCGACCGGCCCGACGGCACGGTCCTGGTCGCCGGGACCGGCGCCGTGGCCGGCGAGTGCCGCGACTTCACCCCGGTCCGGTTCGCCGACGGGCACGGCTGGCTGCTGGGCGACCGCGGCTCCGGGTACTGGCTCGGCCGGACCGCCGTCAGCTCCGCGCTCACCACCCTGGACCGGACGCGGGCCCCGGGCGCCCTGCCACCCTTCGCCGCCGCGGTGGTCGCCGCCCTCACCGGCGCGACGCCCCCGACCGGCGGGCCCGACGCCGTGGCCCGGCTCCGGGCGGCGGTGATCGGCGCCGCCCACGCCGAACCGCCGGTCCGGCTGGCCCGGCTCGCCCCGCTGGTGCTGCGCGGCGCGGCCGAGGGCGACCCGGACGCCCGGCAGCTGGTGGAGCGGGCCGCCGACCACCTGCTGACCACCCTCGGCACGGTCCGGGCCCCGGACTCCACCCGGCCGGTGGTGCTGGCCGGCGGCGTCCTGGTCCCCGCCTCGCCGCTCACCGAGGCGGTCCGCACCCGTATCACCGCCCGCTGGCCCGCCGCCTCCGTCCCCCTCGCCGCCGGCACCGCCGGAGCCGCCGCCTGGCTGGCCGCCCGCCCCCTCGGCGTCCCCGGCACCCTCCACCGCCGGCTGGTCGGCGCCCCGGACTGA
- a CDS encoding choice-of-anchor P family protein, with protein MKFDAHGNGGTVSGPLVTAGPIAPSDLTCTTGPGSASNNLSSVNIQGIASLSGISTSASGATDAGGLQTSAAQASVGKLNLLDGLVTADGVSANANATDDATGKVSTTGNVTLTNVKVAGAAVTSTAPNTTINLLIGTVVVNEQTSTAAGGGIAVNALHIKLFGGAVDVVVGHAAAALVPVGSACPAP; from the coding sequence ATGAAGTTCGACGCCCACGGCAACGGGGGGACCGTCAGCGGTCCGCTGGTCACCGCCGGCCCGATCGCGCCCTCGGATCTGACCTGCACCACCGGCCCCGGCTCCGCGTCCAACAACCTGTCCTCGGTGAACATCCAGGGGATCGCTTCGCTCAGCGGGATCAGCACCAGCGCGTCCGGCGCCACGGACGCCGGTGGGCTTCAGACCTCCGCCGCGCAGGCCTCGGTCGGCAAGCTCAACCTGCTGGACGGCCTCGTCACCGCCGACGGGGTCTCCGCGAACGCGAACGCCACCGACGACGCGACCGGCAAGGTCTCCACGACCGGGAACGTCACGCTCACCAATGTGAAGGTGGCCGGAGCGGCGGTCACCTCCACCGCACCCAACACGACGATCAACCTCCTGATCGGCACCGTGGTCGTCAACGAGCAGACCTCGACCGCAGCGGGCGGCGGCATCGCCGTGAACGCCCTTCACATCAAGTTGTTCGGTGGGGCCGTGGACGTCGTCGTCGGCCACGCCGCGGCTGCCCTCGTCCCGGTCGGGTCGGCCTGCCCGGCGCCCTGA
- the hemC gene encoding hydroxymethylbilane synthase, whose protein sequence is MNGQESVAPLRLGTRRSALAMAQSGMIAREVARVTGRRVELVEITTYGDTSREALAQIGGTGVFVSALRDALLEGRIDLAVHSLKDLPTAAPAGLLLAAVPEREDSRDALVAAEGLTLQELVEKLAGAGRSARIGTGSPRRMAQLNNWAAARGAALETVAIRGNVDTRIGYVAKGELDGVILATAGLNRLGRAAEVTEHLDPELMLPAPGQGALAVECVDPELALALSALDHRPTRAAVVAERALLAALEAGCSAPVAALATWQGTELRLEGVVGTVDGATLLKMTANGPLVLDGTAEEQAAALGRALAARLLDRGAANLMGERAR, encoded by the coding sequence ATGAACGGTCAGGAGTCAGTGGCGCCGCTGCGCCTCGGCACCCGGCGCAGCGCACTCGCCATGGCACAGTCGGGCATGATCGCCCGCGAGGTCGCCCGGGTCACCGGGCGCCGTGTCGAACTGGTCGAGATCACCACGTACGGCGACACCTCGCGCGAAGCCCTCGCCCAGATCGGCGGCACCGGCGTCTTCGTGTCCGCCCTGCGCGACGCCCTCCTGGAGGGCCGGATCGACCTCGCCGTCCACTCGCTCAAGGACCTCCCCACCGCAGCCCCGGCCGGGCTGCTGCTGGCCGCCGTCCCCGAGCGCGAGGACTCCCGCGACGCCCTCGTCGCCGCGGAGGGCCTCACCCTCCAGGAACTGGTCGAGAAGCTGGCCGGCGCCGGCCGCTCCGCCCGGATCGGCACCGGCTCCCCGCGCCGGATGGCCCAGCTCAACAACTGGGCCGCCGCCCGCGGCGCCGCCCTGGAGACCGTCGCGATACGCGGCAACGTGGACACCCGGATCGGCTACGTCGCCAAGGGCGAGCTGGACGGCGTGATCCTCGCCACCGCCGGCCTCAACCGGCTCGGCCGCGCCGCCGAGGTCACCGAGCACCTCGACCCCGAGCTGATGCTCCCGGCCCCCGGCCAGGGCGCGCTCGCCGTCGAGTGCGTCGACCCCGAGCTGGCCCTCGCGCTCTCCGCGCTGGACCACCGCCCCACCCGGGCCGCCGTGGTCGCCGAGCGCGCGCTGCTGGCCGCCCTGGAAGCCGGCTGCTCCGCCCCGGTCGCCGCCCTGGCGACCTGGCAGGGCACCGAACTGCGGCTGGAGGGCGTGGTCGGCACCGTCGACGGCGCCACCCTGCTGAAGATGACCGCCAACGGTCCGCTCGTCCTGGACGGGACGGCCGAGGAGCAGGCCGCGGCCCTGGGCCGCGCCCTCGCCGCTCGGCTCCTCGACCGGGGAGCGGCCAACCTCATGGGGGAGCGAGCCCGATGA
- the hemB gene encoding porphobilinogen synthase: MSAEFPYVRPRRLRSTPAMRRLVAETRLHPAELILPAFVREGITEPRPITSMPGVVQHTRDTLRRAAVEAAEAGLGGIMLFGVPEVQDAVGSEGTNPDGILQQAIRDVVAEVGDQLVVMSDLCLDEYTDHGHCGVLAEDGGVDNDATLLRYAEMAVVQADAGVHLVGPSGMMDGQIGVIRRALDEAGHQDTGILAYTAKYASAFYGPFREAVGSSLKGDRKTYQQDPANARESLRELEQDVAEGADLVMVKPAMAYLDVLRQIADASPVPVSAYQVSGEYAMIEAAAANGWVDRERIILETLTSIRRAGAEQILTYWAVEAARLLARG, from the coding sequence GTGTCCGCTGAATTCCCGTACGTGCGCCCCCGCCGCCTGCGCTCCACCCCGGCCATGCGCCGGCTGGTCGCCGAGACCAGGCTGCACCCGGCCGAGCTGATCCTCCCCGCCTTCGTCCGCGAGGGCATCACCGAGCCCCGCCCGATCACCTCCATGCCCGGCGTGGTCCAGCACACCCGGGACACCCTGCGCCGGGCCGCCGTGGAGGCCGCCGAGGCCGGTCTGGGCGGCATCATGCTGTTCGGCGTCCCCGAGGTGCAGGACGCGGTCGGCAGCGAGGGCACCAACCCGGACGGCATCCTCCAGCAGGCCATCCGGGACGTGGTCGCCGAGGTCGGCGACCAGCTGGTGGTGATGTCCGACCTCTGCCTGGACGAGTACACCGACCACGGCCACTGCGGCGTGCTCGCCGAGGACGGCGGCGTGGACAACGACGCCACCCTGCTGCGCTACGCCGAGATGGCCGTGGTGCAGGCCGACGCCGGCGTCCACCTGGTCGGCCCGTCCGGCATGATGGACGGCCAGATCGGCGTCATCCGCCGCGCCCTGGACGAGGCCGGCCACCAGGACACCGGCATCCTCGCCTACACCGCCAAGTACGCCTCCGCCTTCTACGGCCCGTTCCGGGAGGCCGTCGGCTCCTCGCTCAAGGGCGACCGCAAGACGTACCAGCAGGACCCGGCCAACGCCCGCGAGTCGCTGCGAGAGCTGGAGCAGGACGTCGCCGAGGGCGCCGACCTGGTGATGGTGAAGCCCGCGATGGCCTACCTGGACGTGCTGCGGCAGATCGCCGACGCCTCCCCGGTGCCGGTCTCCGCGTACCAGGTCTCCGGCGAGTACGCGATGATCGAGGCCGCCGCCGCCAACGGCTGGGTGGACCGCGAGCGGATCATCCTGGAGACCCTCACCTCGATCCGCCGGGCCGGCGCCGAACAGATCCTCACCTACTGGGCCGTCGAGGCCGCGCGGCTGCTCGCCCGCGGGTGA
- a CDS encoding NAD-dependent epimerase/dehydratase family protein, translated as MREVCVIGGSRYFGRRLIVRLRDAGVRVTVVNRGSSPAPEGVTHLAADRDDERALAAALGDRRFDAVIDQVCYNPVQAAAAARVFKGRTERYVMTSTIEVYQPLHADAPLPETAVDPAGLPVDLELPWYDAGFAEAHYGEGKRQAEAVFTREAAFPFAAVRTAHVLGGGAEDFTGRLAHYVERIRTGAPVAVHAGPRPSSFTEYEEIAGFLQWAAGAGFTGAVNACAHGEFDVTLLCELIAERVGRPPVYTPPTAGEAPSPFSFGHYYGMDNSRAEQLGYSFSRTADWLPAVVTDAVTRTS; from the coding sequence ATGCGCGAGGTCTGTGTCATCGGGGGGAGCCGGTACTTCGGGCGACGGCTGATCGTCCGGCTGCGGGACGCCGGGGTACGGGTCACGGTGGTCAACCGCGGCTCCTCGCCCGCCCCCGAGGGCGTCACCCACCTGGCCGCGGACCGGGACGACGAACGCGCCCTGGCCGCCGCCCTCGGCGACCGGCGGTTCGACGCGGTGATCGACCAGGTCTGCTACAACCCCGTCCAAGCGGCCGCCGCCGCACGGGTGTTCAAGGGACGCACCGAGCGGTACGTGATGACCTCGACCATCGAGGTGTACCAGCCGCTGCATGCCGACGCCCCGCTCCCGGAGACCGCCGTGGACCCGGCGGGCCTGCCGGTCGACCTGGAACTCCCTTGGTACGACGCCGGGTTCGCCGAGGCGCACTACGGGGAGGGCAAGCGGCAGGCGGAGGCGGTGTTCACCCGGGAGGCCGCCTTCCCGTTCGCCGCCGTCCGCACCGCGCACGTACTGGGCGGCGGCGCCGAGGACTTCACCGGACGGCTGGCCCACTACGTGGAGCGGATCCGCACCGGCGCGCCCGTCGCCGTCCACGCCGGGCCTCGGCCGTCCTCCTTCACCGAGTACGAGGAGATCGCCGGCTTCCTGCAGTGGGCGGCCGGCGCCGGGTTCACCGGAGCGGTGAACGCCTGCGCCCACGGGGAGTTCGACGTCACCCTGCTCTGCGAACTGATCGCCGAACGGGTCGGCCGGCCGCCCGTCTACACCCCGCCGACGGCCGGGGAGGCGCCCTCGCCGTTCTCCTTCGGGCACTACTACGGCATGGACAACTCCCGCGCCGAACAGCTCGGCTACTCCTTCAGCCGGACGGCGGACTGGCTCCCCGCCGTGGTCACCGACGCCGTGACCCGAACCTCCTGA
- a CDS encoding DoxX family protein → MSVAHLVVTLVAAAMAGYSAYALLSRAAWVVQALADYRVPRAWWPWLGAAKAAGAVGLLAGLAVPVVGVAAGVGLVLYFGGAVVTVVRARWYGHVPFPLVYAAPVVASLVLGALAG, encoded by the coding sequence ATGTCCGTCGCCCATCTCGTCGTCACCCTGGTCGCGGCCGCCATGGCCGGTTACTCGGCCTACGCCCTGCTCAGCCGCGCGGCGTGGGTGGTCCAGGCGCTGGCCGACTACCGCGTGCCGCGCGCCTGGTGGCCGTGGCTGGGCGCGGCCAAGGCCGCCGGCGCGGTCGGGCTGCTGGCCGGGCTGGCCGTTCCGGTCGTCGGCGTGGCCGCCGGGGTCGGCCTGGTGCTCTACTTCGGCGGCGCGGTGGTGACCGTCGTCCGGGCCCGCTGGTACGGCCACGTCCCCTTCCCCCTGGTGTACGCCGCGCCGGTGGTCGCCTCGCTGGTCCTGGGCGCGCTCGCCGGCTGA
- a CDS encoding SIS domain-containing protein, protein MGSPSAEDFAAAAHAAIDRVTKEQAGGVARAAELITAALAADGIVQAFGTGHSEALAMEIAGRAGGLVPSNRIALRDVVLYGGRPPESLKGPDLERGTESAALLYELAAPHPADVFVIASNSGVNGCVVELARLAKEHGHPLIAITSAEHTARVRPRHPSGQRLRDLADVVLDNAAPYGDAVLPIGGGARACGISSITAALLAQQIVAEVIRRIEAAGAVPPVYLSANVPGGDEHNRALETRYAGRIRRTA, encoded by the coding sequence GTGGGTTCACCGTCAGCGGAGGACTTCGCGGCCGCGGCGCACGCCGCCATCGACCGCGTCACCAAGGAGCAGGCGGGCGGCGTCGCCCGCGCCGCCGAACTGATCACCGCCGCGCTCGCGGCCGACGGCATCGTCCAGGCGTTCGGCACCGGCCACTCCGAGGCCCTCGCCATGGAGATCGCCGGACGGGCCGGCGGCCTGGTCCCCAGCAACCGGATCGCCCTGCGCGACGTGGTGCTCTACGGCGGGCGGCCGCCGGAGTCGCTCAAGGGGCCCGACCTGGAGCGCGGCACCGAGTCCGCCGCCCTGCTGTACGAGCTGGCCGCCCCGCACCCGGCCGACGTGTTCGTCATCGCCTCCAACTCCGGTGTCAACGGCTGCGTGGTCGAACTCGCCCGGCTCGCCAAGGAGCACGGCCACCCGCTGATCGCCATCACCTCCGCCGAGCACACCGCTCGGGTCCGACCCAGGCACCCGTCCGGGCAGCGGCTGCGGGACCTCGCCGACGTGGTGCTCGACAACGCCGCGCCGTACGGGGACGCGGTGCTGCCGATCGGCGGCGGCGCCCGGGCCTGCGGGATCTCCTCGATCACCGCGGCGCTGCTGGCGCAGCAGATCGTCGCCGAGGTGATCCGCCGGATCGAGGCCGCGGGGGCCGTCCCGCCGGTCTACCTCTCCGCCAACGTCCCCGGCGGCGACGAGCACAACCGCGCCCTGGAGACCCGCTACGCCGGGCGCATCCGCCGGACCGCATGA
- a CDS encoding condensation domain-containing protein — MLTSIRGYPVRPGLLVEWRLHPVVPGEPPEDPRAPSYMQEAHLRAVAFARTAGWGSPSWLAAAFELPGRARLDVLGSALQAWVGRHETLRTGFRFSADGLRRFTFGLQDVRLRATVVGEFTGPGSVNRYLEARFDEVTDPLDSWPPMLFAAVLRDDSTTVFAAFDHSNTDGYSIGLTAHEIPELYLATAEGRPHGLPEAGSHADYSAAEREAAAVVGPDHPAVAVWKEFLEADGGALPGFPLPLGVGPEEVPESTGRLEALATAEDSAAFEAVCKAATGGFLAGLLAAAAVAAQELGGQREFRTTVPVHTRSDSRWASSIGWYVNVMPVAFRPARTDGFAEVVLMAARAMRTATPALSAPGVRAWELVGTVPVLRFMVSFIDGRAVPGSEHWKSRNMSGLGKSPRGDHVFLWFHRTHEGLSVTVIHPHTKFAREQVRRYVDRIRQIVGEVAATGTCAVRPPSAGDGENMANASDG, encoded by the coding sequence ATGCTCACCAGTATTCGCGGGTATCCGGTACGGCCCGGGCTCCTGGTCGAATGGCGCCTGCACCCCGTGGTCCCCGGAGAGCCGCCCGAGGATCCCCGGGCCCCCTCCTACATGCAGGAGGCGCACCTCAGAGCCGTGGCCTTCGCGCGCACGGCGGGCTGGGGGTCCCCCTCGTGGCTGGCCGCGGCGTTCGAGCTGCCGGGCAGGGCCCGCCTCGACGTCCTCGGATCGGCCCTGCAGGCGTGGGTCGGGCGCCACGAGACGCTGCGGACCGGCTTCCGGTTCTCGGCCGACGGTCTGCGGCGCTTCACGTTCGGCCTGCAGGACGTCCGGCTGCGGGCCACGGTCGTCGGCGAGTTCACCGGTCCCGGCAGTGTGAACCGGTACCTCGAAGCCCGGTTCGACGAGGTCACCGATCCGCTGGACAGCTGGCCGCCCATGCTGTTCGCGGCCGTGCTCCGCGACGACTCGACCACCGTCTTCGCCGCCTTCGACCACAGCAACACCGACGGGTACTCGATCGGACTGACCGCCCACGAGATCCCCGAGCTCTACCTGGCGACCGCCGAGGGCCGCCCGCACGGCCTCCCCGAGGCGGGCAGCCACGCGGACTACAGCGCGGCAGAACGCGAGGCGGCCGCCGTCGTCGGCCCGGACCATCCGGCCGTCGCGGTCTGGAAGGAGTTCCTGGAAGCGGACGGGGGAGCCCTGCCCGGCTTCCCGCTCCCCCTGGGGGTGGGGCCGGAGGAGGTGCCGGAGTCCACCGGGCGGCTGGAAGCGCTGGCGACGGCGGAGGACTCCGCCGCCTTCGAGGCCGTGTGCAAGGCTGCGACCGGCGGCTTCCTCGCCGGCCTGCTGGCCGCGGCCGCCGTCGCCGCCCAGGAGCTCGGCGGGCAGCGGGAGTTCCGTACGACGGTCCCGGTGCACACCCGGTCCGACAGCCGCTGGGCGTCCTCGATCGGCTGGTACGTGAACGTCATGCCCGTCGCCTTCCGGCCGGCCCGGACGGACGGATTCGCCGAGGTCGTCCTGATGGCCGCCCGGGCGATGCGCACCGCCACGCCGGCCCTGAGTGCCCCGGGCGTGCGCGCCTGGGAGCTGGTCGGCACGGTCCCGGTGCTGCGCTTCATGGTGTCGTTCATCGACGGCCGGGCCGTACCGGGCAGCGAGCACTGGAAGTCCCGGAACATGTCCGGCCTGGGGAAGTCCCCGCGCGGCGACCACGTCTTCCTGTGGTTCCACCGCACGCACGAGGGCCTCTCGGTCACCGTGATCCATCCGCACACGAAGTTCGCCCGGGAACAGGTCCGGCGCTATGTCGACCGCATCCGGCAGATCGTCGGAGAGGTGGCCGCGACCGGTACGTGTGCCGTCAGGCCCCCGTCGGCCGGCGACGGAGAAAATATGGCGAATGCATCGGACGGGTGA
- a CDS encoding glycosyltransferase 87 family protein: MSDLSAARPRRREADPVVLAVAGASLVAGALAVRVLMLDHESSDYHYFLGPWYRHIASHGGFHALADAGFSDYNVPYLYLMAALTYLPVGAVAGIKWISMVFDLVLAYYAFRITALRRPEHSWHAFGAAATVLFLPTVVTNSGWWGQADAIFTAFLVGGVYHVLRRRPWWACAFFGVALAFKLQAVFLFPFLLVMVLVRRLPWRSLLAVPAAYLLLDVPAFLLGADPWRLLTVYARQPDTYKQLTLNAPSVYEFVSWPGDTDGVRSAGVLVAGGVVLTLVALAARSRGWVGGRGAQAPADGAEQTRILLVATASAIAVPFLLPSMHERYFYVADVLSVVLAFQLPRLWALPVLVQLASFGSYLEFLSPGLAPYLSMPAHAALMLLALRSVLRAAAHGLRAPTDPAGDGRAEEPADEGDAGDDGEDEPLTDRREAVGR, from the coding sequence ATGTCCGACCTGTCCGCTGCGCGGCCGCGCAGGCGTGAGGCCGACCCGGTGGTCCTGGCGGTGGCGGGCGCCTCGCTGGTGGCGGGAGCCCTGGCCGTCCGGGTGCTGATGCTCGACCACGAGTCCTCGGACTACCACTACTTCCTCGGCCCCTGGTACCGGCACATCGCCTCGCACGGCGGCTTCCACGCGCTCGCCGACGCCGGGTTCTCGGACTACAACGTCCCGTACCTCTACCTGATGGCCGCGCTGACCTACCTGCCCGTCGGGGCGGTGGCCGGCATCAAGTGGATCTCGATGGTCTTCGACCTGGTGCTGGCGTACTACGCGTTCCGGATCACCGCGCTGCGGCGGCCCGAGCACTCCTGGCACGCGTTCGGCGCGGCGGCGACGGTGCTGTTCCTGCCGACGGTGGTCACCAACAGCGGCTGGTGGGGGCAGGCGGACGCGATCTTCACCGCCTTCCTGGTGGGCGGGGTCTACCACGTGCTGCGGCGGCGGCCCTGGTGGGCCTGCGCGTTCTTCGGGGTGGCGCTGGCGTTCAAGCTGCAGGCGGTCTTCCTCTTCCCGTTCCTGCTGGTGATGGTGCTGGTCCGGCGGCTGCCGTGGCGCAGCCTGCTGGCCGTCCCGGCCGCGTACCTGCTGCTCGACGTGCCCGCCTTCCTGCTCGGGGCCGACCCGTGGCGGCTGCTCACCGTCTACGCCCGGCAGCCCGACACGTACAAGCAGCTGACCCTGAACGCGCCCTCGGTGTACGAGTTCGTCTCCTGGCCCGGGGACACCGACGGGGTGCGCAGCGCGGGCGTGCTGGTGGCCGGTGGGGTGGTGCTGACCCTGGTGGCGCTGGCGGCCCGGAGCCGGGGCTGGGTCGGCGGCCGGGGGGCCCAGGCGCCGGCGGACGGCGCGGAGCAGACCCGGATCCTGCTGGTGGCCACCGCCTCGGCGATCGCGGTGCCGTTCCTGCTGCCCTCGATGCACGAGCGGTACTTCTACGTCGCGGACGTGCTGAGCGTGGTCCTGGCGTTCCAGCTGCCACGGCTGTGGGCACTGCCGGTGCTGGTGCAGCTCGCCTCCTTCGGCAGCTACCTGGAGTTCCTCTCCCCCGGCCTGGCGCCGTACCTGTCGATGCCCGCGCACGCGGCGCTGATGCTGCTGGCGCTGCGGAGCGTCCTGCGGGCCGCGGCCCACGGGCTCCGGGCGCCGACGGACCCCGCGGGCGACGGACGCGCCGAGGAGCCGGCGGACGAGGGCGACGCCGGGGACGACGGTGAGGACGAGCCGCTGACGGACCGCCGGGAGGCGGTCGGACGGTAG
- a CDS encoding DUF2637 domain-containing protein codes for MSRGGRIAMHDASPLYGLGLSQGFDDTHGGISVPPEQGWFYGTPTGPNPYRSDHLEAADDGWASHEDFTRLLHTPVDLPDGSIPRQSAPRPRIRRRRPKAARRSWSQMLSTLFGALAGLIVATVSVLGWTFSYNPLQDLASTRVPQNLAQLWPLVVYGPWVVASLSILRATLTRHRTTQSWVVVVVFSSVATTLCVVHAARTFPGVVVAALPPLTAVISFHQLVRQIVAPSQTRLTTSTRRATHKAHR; via the coding sequence ATGTCCAGGGGCGGCAGGATCGCCATGCATGACGCGTCCCCGCTTTACGGCCTGGGGCTGTCCCAGGGATTCGACGACACCCACGGGGGAATTTCCGTTCCTCCCGAGCAGGGCTGGTTCTACGGCACTCCGACCGGTCCGAACCCGTACCGGTCCGATCACCTGGAAGCCGCCGACGACGGGTGGGCGTCGCACGAGGACTTCACTCGGCTCCTGCACACTCCCGTGGACCTCCCCGACGGCTCGATCCCCCGGCAGTCGGCTCCCCGTCCGCGCATCCGCCGCCGGCGGCCGAAGGCGGCGCGGCGCAGCTGGTCACAGATGCTCAGCACGCTGTTCGGCGCGCTGGCCGGCCTCATCGTCGCGACCGTGAGCGTGCTCGGGTGGACGTTCTCCTACAACCCCCTGCAGGACCTGGCATCAACGCGGGTCCCGCAGAACCTCGCCCAGCTGTGGCCGCTCGTCGTCTACGGGCCGTGGGTGGTCGCGTCGCTGTCGATCCTGCGCGCCACCCTGACCCGTCACCGGACCACGCAGTCCTGGGTCGTGGTGGTCGTCTTCTCCTCGGTCGCCACGACGCTGTGCGTCGTCCATGCCGCGAGGACCTTTCCGGGCGTGGTGGTCGCCGCCCTTCCCCCGCTCACCGCGGTGATCTCCTTCCACCAGCTGGTGCGCCAGATCGTCGCGCCCAGCCAGACCCGGCTCACCACCTCGACCAGGCGGGCGACGCACAAGGCCCACCGCTGA
- a CDS encoding bifunctional uroporphyrinogen-III C-methyltransferase/uroporphyrinogen-III synthase: MSTTSPLPPTGRCTFLGAGPGDPGLLTLRAVDVLSTADILITDPLTAAAVRTHCPAGVHVHNPAEETDLDVAKLVADAVRAGKHVVRTVDGDPGLDGCAAEEMLGCAAAAVPFEVIPGVAQSVGVPAYAGVPLRGGQGTDVRFVDAVALLAGHVVDLGAPETTLVVRTTLGQLPATAAALVANGRKPEAALSATLSGTTTRQRTFTSTLATIAADLKAARVLPSPVSAPVDPATSVIAVVGEQVAHRASHSWFETKPLFGWNVLVPRTKEQAHGLSEQLRGYGAVPQEVPTIAVEPPRTPQQMERAIKGLVTGRYEWIAFTSVNAVKAVREKFEEYGLDARAFAGIKVAAVGETTAQALVDFGVKPDLVPSGEQSAAGLLEDWPPYDPVFDPIDRVLLPRADIATETLVAGLVELGWEVDDVTAYRTVRASPPPAETREAIKGGGFDAVLFTSSSTVRNLVGIAGKPHNVTVIACIGPATAKTAEEHGLRVDVMAPAPSAAALAQALAEFGATRRDAAVAAGEPVYRPSERRPGSRRKAR; this comes from the coding sequence ATGAGCACCACTAGTCCGCTTCCGCCGACCGGACGCTGCACCTTCCTCGGTGCGGGCCCGGGCGACCCCGGGCTGCTCACCCTGCGTGCGGTCGACGTGCTGTCCACCGCCGACATCCTGATCACCGACCCGCTCACCGCCGCGGCCGTGCGCACCCACTGCCCGGCCGGTGTCCACGTGCACAACCCCGCCGAGGAGACCGACCTCGACGTGGCCAAGCTGGTCGCCGACGCCGTCCGCGCCGGCAAGCACGTGGTCCGCACCGTCGACGGCGACCCCGGCCTGGACGGCTGCGCCGCCGAGGAGATGCTGGGCTGCGCCGCCGCCGCGGTGCCGTTCGAGGTGATCCCGGGCGTCGCGCAGTCGGTGGGCGTTCCCGCCTACGCGGGCGTACCGCTGCGCGGCGGCCAGGGCACCGACGTCCGCTTCGTGGACGCCGTCGCCCTGCTGGCCGGCCACGTGGTGGACCTGGGCGCCCCGGAGACCACCCTGGTGGTCCGCACCACGCTCGGCCAGCTGCCGGCCACCGCGGCCGCGCTGGTGGCCAACGGCCGCAAGCCCGAGGCGGCCCTGTCGGCCACCCTCTCCGGCACCACCACCCGCCAGCGCACCTTCACCTCCACGCTGGCCACCATCGCCGCGGACCTGAAGGCGGCCCGGGTGCTGCCCTCCCCGGTGTCGGCCCCGGTCGACCCGGCCACCTCGGTGATAGCCGTGGTGGGCGAGCAGGTCGCCCACCGCGCCTCGCACTCCTGGTTCGAGACCAAGCCGCTGTTCGGCTGGAACGTCCTCGTCCCGCGCACCAAGGAGCAGGCCCACGGCCTCTCCGAGCAGCTCCGCGGCTACGGCGCGGTGCCGCAGGAGGTGCCGACCATCGCGGTCGAGCCCCCGCGCACCCCGCAGCAGATGGAGCGGGCCATCAAGGGCCTGGTCACCGGCCGCTACGAGTGGATCGCCTTCACCTCGGTCAACGCCGTGAAGGCGGTCCGGGAGAAGTTCGAGGAGTACGGCCTCGACGCCCGCGCCTTCGCCGGCATCAAGGTCGCCGCCGTCGGCGAGACCACCGCCCAGGCGCTGGTCGACTTCGGCGTGAAGCCGGACCTGGTCCCCTCCGGGGAGCAGTCCGCGGCCGGCCTGCTGGAGGACTGGCCGCCGTACGACCCGGTCTTCGACCCGATCGACCGCGTCCTGCTGCCGCGCGCCGACATCGCCACCGAGACCCTGGTGGCCGGCCTGGTCGAGCTCGGCTGGGAGGTGGACGACGTGACGGCGTACCGCACCGTCCGCGCCTCGCCGCCGCCGGCCGAGACCCGCGAGGCGATCAAGGGCGGCGGTTTCGACGCGGTGCTGTTCACCTCGTCCTCGACCGTCCGCAACCTGGTCGGCATCGCCGGCAAGCCGCACAACGTGACCGTCATCGCCTGCATCGGCCCGGCCACCGCCAAGACGGCGGAGGAGCACGGCCTGCGGGTCGACGTGATGGCCCCCGCCCCGTCCGCCGCCGCGCTCGCCCAGGCCCTGGCCGAGTTCGGGGCGACGCGACGGGACGCCGCCGTCGCGGCCGGCGAGCCGGTCTACCGGCCCAGCGAGCGCCGCCCGGGCTCGCGCCGCAAGGCGCGCTGA